A stretch of Dysidea avara chromosome 5, odDysAvar1.4, whole genome shotgun sequence DNA encodes these proteins:
- the LOC136256383 gene encoding uncharacterized protein has protein sequence MATITPRPRSKRKRPRQNLPGNNTTVCPVCLDPIIDATEETEGQEAIFCESACNSWIHRQCAGLSQALFKKYEEREDPFYCPHCRLIIQDTQLRELRSMVENLSMEVIVLKAIVSSSSGHQTNLEPSHQDTQTNATVSAPTQGTSSTNETSGPDEGDQTWEMDRETFVKPAMEVMVYTELM, from the exons ATGGCAACCATTACCCCTCGACCACGTAGCAAGAGAAAACGGCCGCGGCAGAACTTACCGGGCAACAACACGACAGTATGTCCAGTTTGTTTAGACCCTATTATCGATGCCACTGAGGAAACAGAAGGCCAGGAAGCAATCTTTTGCGAAAGTGCTTGTAACTCCTGGATCCACCGTCAATGTGCCGGCCTATCTCAAGCTCTTTTCAAGAAATATGAGGAGAGAGAAGATCCATTTTACTGCCCCCATTGCCGACTGATTATACAGGATACTCAACTGCGGGAGTTAAGGTCTATGGTGGAAAACTTATCCATGGAGGTAATTGTATTGAAAGCAATTGTATCATCATCATCTGGTCACCAAACAAATCTGGAACCATCTCATCAGGATACACAGACAAATGCTACTGTCTCTGCTCCTACACAAGGAACTTCTTCCACCAATGAGACAAGTGGACCAGATGAAGGAGACC AGACATGGGAGATGGACAGAGAGACATTTGTCAAGCCAGCCATGGAAGTGATGGTGTATACAGAGTTGATGTAA